Proteins from one Muntiacus reevesi chromosome X, mMunRee1.1, whole genome shotgun sequence genomic window:
- the SYP gene encoding synaptophysin: protein MLLLADMDVVNQLVAGGQFRVVKEPLGFVKVLQWVFAIFAFATCGSYSGEFQLSVDCANKTKSDLNIEVEFEYPFRLHEVYFEAPTCQGDPKKIFLVGNYSSSAEFFVTVAVFAFLYSMGALATYIFLQNKYRENNKGPMLDFLATAVFAFMWLVSSSAWAKGLSDVKMATDPENIIKGMHVCHQPGNTCKELRDPVTSGLNTSVVFGFLNLVLWVGNLWFVFKETGWAAPFLRAPPGAPEKQPAPGDAYGEAGYGQGPGGYGPQDSYGPQGGYQPDYGQPASSGGGGYGPQGDYGQQGYGPQGAPTSFSNQM from the exons atgctgctgctggcCGACATGGACGTGGTGAATCAG CTGGTGGCTGGGGGTCAGTTCCGGGTGGTCAAGGAGCCCCTCGGCTTCGTGAAGGTGCTGCAATGG GTCTTTGCCATCTTCGCCTTTGCCACATGCGGCAGTTACAGTGGGGAGTTCCAGCTGAGTGTGGACTGTGCCAACAAGACCAAGAGTGACCTCAACATCGAGGTCGAATTCGAGTACCCCTTCAG GCTGCACGAAGTGTACTTTGAGGCACCCACCTGCCAAGGGGACCCTAAAAAAATCTTCCTGGTGGGGAACTACTCCTCATCAGCTGAATTCTTTGTCACCGTGGCCGTGTTTGCCTTCCTCTACTCCATGGGGGCTCTGGCTACCTACATCTTCCTGCAGAACAAGTACCGAGAGAACAACAAGGGGCCCATGCTG GACTTTCTGGCCACAGCAGTGTTTGCCTTCATGTGGCTGGTTAGTTCATCGGCCTGGGCCAAGGGGCTGTCAGACGTGAAGATGGCCACAGACCCAGAGAACATTATTAAGGGGATGCATGTCTGCCACCAGCCAGGGAATACATGCAAGGAGCTGAGGGACCCTGTGACATCTGGCCTCAACACCTCAGTG GTGTTTGGCTTCCTGAACCTAGTGCTCTGGGTCGGCAACCTGTGGTTCGTGTTCAAGGAGACAGGCTGGGCCGCCCCATTCCTGCGCGCTCCTCCCGGTGCCCCCGAGAAGCAACCAGCGCCCGGGGACGCCTATGGCGAGGCAGGCTACGGGCAGGGCCCCGGCGGGTACGGGCCCCAGGACTCCTACGGGCCCCAGGGCGGCTATCAGCCAGACTACGGGCAGCCGGCCAGCAGCGGTGGCGGTGGTTATGGGCCTCAGGGCGACTACGGGCAGCAAGGCTACGGCCCTCAGGGCGCACCCACATCCTTCTCCAATCAGATGTAG
- the PRICKLE3 gene encoding prickle planar cell polarity protein 3: MFARGSRRRRSGRAPPEAEDPDRGQPCNSCREQCPGFLLHGWRKICQHCKCPREEHAVHAVPVDLERIMCRLISDFQRHSISDDDSGCASEEYAWVPPGLKPEQVYQFFSCLPEDKVPYVNSPGEKYRIKQLLHQLPPHDSEAQYCTALEEEEKKELRAFSQQRKRENLGRGTVRIFPVTITGAICEECGKQIGGGDIAVFASRAGLGACWHPQCFVCSTCRELLVDLIYFYHAGKVYCGRHHAERLRPRCQACDEIIFSPECTEAEGRHWHMGHFCCFECEASLGGQRYVMRQSRPHCCACYEARHAEYCDGCGEHIGLDQGQMAYEGQHWHASERCFCCSRCGRALLGRPFLPRRGLIFCSRACSLGSEPTAPGHSRRSWSASTVSTPLTASTASFSAVEGASETTTKGTNTEAAPAAGPEEPTHFLRGAPHRHSMPELGLRSVPEPPLGPPSQPDPRPEDGAFGRQSAPRVSFRDPLVSEGGPRRTLSAPPAQRRRPRSPPPRRRHRHRHHHHHHHHHHRCHFGRRRHHQCDLGSGSDSGSCSSSPTSSSSESSEEDGYFLGERIPLSPHLCRPVLAQDTAAETANSPSPQLPGNSRPGMSRQTRDKNCIVA; this comes from the exons ATGTTCGCGCGTGGGTCCCGGAGGCGCCGCTCCGGGCGCGCG CCTCCAGAGGCAGAGGACCCAGACCGCGGCCAGCCCTGCAACTCCTGTAGGGAGCAGTGCCCCGGCTTCCTGCTACACGGCTGGAG AAAGATCTGCCAGCACTGCAAATGCCCGCGGGAGGAGCACGCCGTACATGCAGTGCCTGTGGACCTGGAACGCATCATGTGTCGGctaatctcagacttccagcgCCACTCCATCTCCGATGATGACTCAGGCTGTGCCTCAGAGGAGTATGCCTGGGTGCCCCCTGGTCTCAAGCCTGAGCAG GTATACCAGTTTTTCAGCTGCCTCCCAGAAGATAAGGTCCCCTATGTCAACAGTCCTGGGGAGAAATACAGGATCAAGCAGCTGCTGCACCAGCTGCCCCCACATGACAGTGAG GCACAGTACTGCACGGCactggaagaggaggagaagaaagagctCAGAGCCTTCAGCCAGCAGCGGAAGCGGGAGAATCTGGGGCGTGGCACCGTGCGCATCTTCCCTGTGACCATCACTGGGGCCATCTGTGAGGAG TGTGGGAAGCAGATTGGAGGTGGGGACATTGCTGTGTTTGCCAGCCGTGCAGGCCTAGGCGCCTGCTGGCACCCACAGTGCTTTGTGTGTTCCACGTGCCGGGAGCTACTGGTGGACCTCATCTACTTCTACCATGCTGGTAAGGTCTACTGTGGTCGCCACCATGCCGAACGCCTGCGCCCACGCTGCCAAGCCTGTGACGAG ATCATCTTCTCCCCTGAGTGCACGGAAGCCGAGGGCCGGCACTGGCACATGGGTCACTTCTGCTGCTTTGAATGTGAAGCATCGCTCGGGGGGCAGCGCTATGTCATGCGTCAGAGTCGCCCCCACTGCTGTGCCTGCTATGAGGCCCGCCATGCGGAGTACTGTGATGGCTGCGGGGAGCACATTG GCCTGGACCAAGGCCAGATGGCTTATGAGGGCCAGCACTGGCACGCCTCAGAGCGCTGCTTCTGTTGTAGTCGCTGCGGGCGAGCTCTCCTGGGCCGCCCCTTCTTGCCACGCCGTGGCCTAATCTTCTGCTCACGAGCCTGCAGTCTGGGGTCTGAGCCCACGGCTCCAGGGCACAGCCGCCGTAGCTGGAGTGCAAGCACGGTCTCCACACCTCTCACAGCCTCTACAGCCTCTTTCTCTGCTGTGGAGGGGGCATCTGAGACTACCACCAAAGGCACCAACACTGAGGCAGCGCCTG CTGCAGGTCCTGAGGAGCCCACTCACTTTCTGAGGGGGGCCCCCCACCGCCACTCCATGCCTGAGCTGGGGCTCCGCAGTGTCCCCGAACCACCCCTGGGGCCTCCCAGCCAGCCGGATCCGCGACCAGAAGATGGTGCCTTTGGTCGCCAGAGCGCCCCTCGTGTCAGCTTCCGAGACCCCCTGGTGTCTGAGGGAGGCCCTCGGCGGACCCTGAGTGCACCCCCAGCCCAGCGCCGCAGACCACGCAGCCCCCCGCCCAGGCGCCGCCACCGCCAccgccaccatcatcaccaccaccatcaccaccaccgctGCCACTTTGGCAGACGTCGCCACCATCAATGTGACTTGGGATCAGGGTCGGACTCAGGATCTTGCTCCAGCTCACCCACCAGTTCCAGTTCCGAGTCCTCAGAGGAGGATGGCTACTTCCTAGGGGAACGCATCCCGCTGTCCCCGCACCTGTGCAGGCCAGTGCTTGCTCAAGATACTGCAGCTGAGACTGCCAACTCCCCATCTCCACAGCTCCCTGGGAACTCTCGCCCAGGAATGTCTCGACAGACCAGAGATAAGAACTGCATTGTGGCTTGA
- the LOC136153458 gene encoding small ribosomal subunit protein uS2-like, with the protein MSGALDVLQMKEEDVLKFLAAGTHLGGTNLDFQMEQYIYKRKSDGIYIINLKRTWEKLLLAARAIVAIENPADVSVIFSRNTGQRAVLKFAAATGATPIAGRFTPGTFTNQIQAAFREPRLLVVTDPRADHQPLTEASYVNLPTIALCNTDSPLRYVDIAIPCNNKGAHSVGLMWWMLAREVLHMCGTISREHPWEVMPDLYFYRDPEEIEKEEQAAAEKAVTKEEFQGEWTAPAPEFTATQPEVADWSEGVQVPSVPIQQFPTEDWSAQPSTEDWSAAPTAQATQWVGTTTEWS; encoded by the coding sequence ATGTCCGGAGCCCTTGATGTCCTGCAAATGAAGGAGGAGGATGTCCTCAAATTCCTTGCAGCAGGAACCCACTTAGGTGGCACCAACCTTGATTTCCAAATGGAACAGTACATCTACAAAAGGAAAAGTGATGGCATCTACATCATAAATCTGAAGAGAACCTGGGAGAAGCTTCTGTTGGCAGCACGGGCCATCGTTGCCATTGAAAACCCGGCTGATGTCAGTGTCATATTCTCCAGGAATACTGGCCAGCGAGCTGTGCTGAAGTTTGCGGCTGCCACTGGAGCCACTCCCATCGCTGGCCGCTTCACTCCGGGAACCTTCACTAACCAGATCCAGGCCGCGTTCAGGGAGCCAAGGCTTCTGGTGGTCACCGATCCCAGGGCTGACCACCAGCCCCTCACAGAAGCCTCTTACGTTAACCTGCCCACCATTGCTCTGTGTAACACAGACTCTCCTCTGCGCTACGTGGACATCGCCATCCCATGCAACAACAAGGGAGCGCACTCAGTGGGTCTCATGTGGTGGATGCTCGCCCGGGAAGTTCTGCACATGTGTGGCACCATCTCCCGAGAACACCCATGGGAGGTCATGCCGGATCTCTACTTCTACAGAGATCCTGAAGAGATTGAGAAAGAAGAGCAGGCAGCAGCTGAGAAGGCTGTGACCAAGGAGGAGTTTCAGGGAGAATGGACTGCTCCAGCCCCAGAGTTCACCGCCACTCAGCCCGAGGTGGCAGACTGGTCCGAGGGCGTGCAGGTGCCTTCCGTGCCGATTCAGCAGTTCCCCACGGAAGACTGGAGTGCTCAGCCTTCCACTGAAGACTGGTCTGCAGCTCCCACCGCTCAGGCCACTCAATGGGTAGGAACCACCACGGAGTGGTCGTAA
- the PLP2 gene encoding proteolipid protein 2 yields the protein MADSERLSAPGCWAACTSFSRTRKGFLLFAEIILCLVILICFSTSTSGYSFLSVIEMIFAAVFFVVYMCDLHTKIQIINWPWSDFFRTLVAVILYLITSIVVLVERGNNSKIAAGVLGLCAAGLFGYDAYITFPLRQQRHTAAPTDPADGPV from the exons ATGGCGGATTCCGAGCGCCTCTCGGCCCCCGGCTGCTGGGCCGCCTGCACCAGCTTCTCGCGCACCCGAAAGGGAtttcttctgtttgctgagatT ATACTATGCCTGGTGATTCTGATCTGCTTTAGCACCTCGACATCAGGTTACTCTTTCTTGTCGGTGATAGAGATGATCTTTGCTGCCGTCTTCTTTGTTGTCTACATGTGTGACCTGCACACCAAGATACAGATCATCAACTGGCCTTGGAGT GATTTCTTCCGAACCCTTGTAGCAGTCATTCTCTACCTGATCACCTCCATTGTGGTGCTCGTTGAGAGAGGAAACaactccaaaatcgctgcaggg GTACTGGGCCTATGCGCTGCAGGCCTCTTTGGCTATGATGCCTACATTACCTTCCCCTTGCGGCAGCAGAGACATACAGCAGCCCCTACTG accctgcagaTGGCCCGGTGTAG